In Passer domesticus isolate bPasDom1 chromosome 1, bPasDom1.hap1, whole genome shotgun sequence, one DNA window encodes the following:
- the LOC135304371 gene encoding ovalbumin-like, whose amino-acid sequence MASIGPVSTEVCCDIFRELRSQSVQENVCYSPLLIISALSMVYIGAKDNTKAQIEKAIHFDKIPGFGESTESQCGTSASIHASLKDIFTQITKPSDNYSISIASRLYAEEKYPILPEYIQCVKELYKGGLESISFQAAAEKSRELINSWVESQTNGSIKNILQPSSVSSQTDMVLVSAIYFKGLWEKAFKEEDTQTVPFRISEQESKPVQMMSQIGTFKVAEIPSEKCRILEIPYASGRLSLWVLLPDDISGLEQLETAITSENLKEWTSSRKMEERKIKVYLPRMKIEEKYNLTSVLKSLGITDLFSPSANLSGISSAQSLKVSGAFHEAFVEIYEADSKVARSSEAGVDDTSVSEEIRADHPFLFWIKHKPSGSILFFGRCYSP is encoded by the exons ATGGCCTCCATCGGTCCAGTGAGCACAGAAGTTTGCTGTGACATATTCAGGGAGCTGAGAAGCCAGAGTGTCCAGGAGAATGTCTGCTACTCCCCTCTGCTCATCATTTCAGCTCTCTCCATGGTCTACATAGGTGCAAAAGATAACACCAAGGCTCAGATAGAAAAG GCTATCCACTTTGATAAAATCCCAGGATTTGGAGAGAGTACTGAATCTCAG TGCGGCACATCTGCGAGCATCCACGCTTCACTTAAGGACATCTTCACCCAAATCACCAAACCAAGTGACAATTATTCGATCAGCATTGCCAGCAGACTTTATGCTGAAGAGAAATACCCAATTCTGCCA GAATACATTCAATGTGTGAAGGAACTGTATAAGGGAGGTTTGGAATCTATCAGCTTTcaagcagctgcagaaaaatCCAGAGAGCTCATAAATTCCTGGGTTGAAAGTCAGACAAACG GGTCGATCAAGAATATACTTCAACCAAGCTCTGTGAGTTCACAAACTGATATGGTCCTGGTCAGTGCCATCTACTTCAAGGGATTGTGGGAGAAAGCATTTAAGGAAGAAGATACCCAGACAGTTCCTTTCAGAATTTCTGAG CAAGAAAGCAAACCTGTGCAGATGATGTCTCAGATTGGTACATTTAAAGTGGCGGAGATCCCTTCTGAGAAATGCAGAATCCTGGAGATTCCATATGCCAGTGGGCGGCTGAGCCTGTGGGTGCTGTTGCCTGATGACATCTCTGGCCTGGAGCAG CTTGAGACAGCAATCACTTCTGAAAATCTCAAGGAGTGGACCAGTTCTCGTAAGatggaagagaggaaaattaAAGTTTATCTCCCTCGCAtgaagattgaggaaaaatATAACCTCACATCTGTCTTAAAATCCTTGGGTATCACTGACCTGTTCAGCCCATCAGCCAATCTGTCTGGCATCTCTTCAGCACAGAGCCTGAAGGTGTCTGGAGCATTCCATGAGGCATTTGTGGAGATCTATGAAGCAGACAGTAAGGTGGCACGCTCATCAGAAGCTGGGGTAGATGACACAAGTGTCTCTGAAGAGATTAGAGCTGACCACCCTTTCCTCTTCTGGATCAAGCACAAGCCAAGTGGCAGCATCTTGTTCTTTGGCAGATGCTATTCCCCTTAA